In one window of Gemmatimonadetes bacterium SCN 70-22 DNA:
- a CDS encoding 1-deoxy-D-xylulose-5-phosphate reductoisomerase, with protein MSRQPQGVALLGSTGSIGRSALRVLARHPDRFRVAALTAHSNAEELAAQADAFHPTFVGLVENGESARPHWHRGRAATVEAATLPGVEVVINAIVGAAGLEATLAALAAGKRVALANKESLVVAGALVEAEAARGGGAIVPVDSEHSAILQCVAARPLSEVRRLIITASGGPFRTWPAERLLEARLEDALNHPTWRMGRKITVDSATLANKALEVIEAHFLFGLPFDRIEVVVHPQSIIHSMVEFVDGSVVAQMGVPSMELPILYALTHPERIADDGVTRFDPVASSPLTFEPVRHDAFPALALGVEAGRRGGAAPAVFNAANEQAVALFLAGAIDFHDISSAIDSALRALHAAPGGDLEALLAADAAARHHVKDLFAC; from the coding sequence GTGAGCCGTCAGCCGCAAGGCGTCGCCCTCCTCGGGTCGACCGGGTCGATCGGCCGGTCGGCGCTGCGCGTCCTCGCCCGCCACCCGGATCGCTTCCGCGTCGCCGCACTCACGGCGCACTCGAACGCCGAGGAGCTGGCGGCGCAGGCCGACGCGTTCCACCCCACCTTTGTGGGGCTGGTCGAGAACGGCGAGTCGGCTCGGCCGCACTGGCATCGTGGCCGCGCCGCCACCGTGGAGGCGGCGACGCTCCCGGGCGTCGAGGTGGTCATCAACGCCATCGTCGGGGCCGCGGGGCTCGAGGCGACCCTGGCGGCGCTCGCCGCCGGCAAGCGCGTGGCGCTGGCCAACAAGGAGTCGCTGGTGGTGGCCGGGGCGCTGGTCGAGGCGGAGGCGGCACGCGGGGGCGGAGCGATCGTCCCGGTCGACAGCGAGCACTCCGCGATCCTCCAGTGCGTCGCGGCCCGTCCCCTGTCCGAGGTTCGCCGCCTCATCATCACCGCCTCCGGGGGGCCCTTTCGCACCTGGCCGGCCGAACGGCTCCTCGAGGCACGCCTCGAGGACGCGCTCAACCACCCCACCTGGCGCATGGGGCGGAAGATCACCGTCGACAGCGCCACGCTGGCCAACAAGGCGCTCGAGGTCATCGAGGCCCACTTCCTGTTCGGCCTCCCGTTCGACCGCATCGAAGTGGTCGTCCACCCGCAGAGCATCATCCACTCGATGGTGGAATTCGTGGACGGGAGCGTGGTGGCCCAGATGGGCGTTCCCAGCATGGAGCTGCCGATCCTCTACGCCCTGACCCACCCGGAGCGTATCGCCGACGACGGGGTAACACGCTTCGACCCCGTCGCCTCGTCGCCGCTCACGTTCGAGCCGGTGCGGCATGACGCCTTTCCCGCGCTCGCCCTCGGCGTCGAAGCGGGACGACGGGGAGGGGCGGCACCAGCCGTGTTCAACGCGGCCAACGAACAGGCCGTCGCGCTCTTTCTGGCGGGGGCCATCGACTTCCACGACATTTCGTCGGCCATCGACTCGGCGCTGCGCGCACTTCACGCGGCGCCAGGCGGCGACCTCGAAGCGCTGCTCGCCGCCGATGCGGCGGCACGCCATCACGTCAAGGACCTGTTCGCATGCTGA
- a CDS encoding polyribonucleotide nucleotidyltransferase, with product MQRLEKSFAGRRLVIETGRMAKQAAGSAVVQFGDTMVIAAVTVSDNQSPLPFFPLTVEYREKTYAAGKIPGGFIKREGRPHDHEILAARIIDRSIRPLFPEGFKNEVQVFVYVISADQENDADVLGLVATSFALNASKIPFLGPIAGVRVGRVQDKWILNPTFQQLAYSDLDFVVAGSSDSIVMVEGGANEVSEGDALDALTVAHKGIKELIGFQQELLATQGVAKMAWARTEVPDDVVAEVKKAAEKKIAEAINQKEKHTRVQAVEAVKRAVKESLAAEKPDLAPYVGGILDDLEYHALRSQVLGTGYRVDGRKPTEVRPITIDTSVLPRAHGSALFTRGQTQALVACTLGTAEDVQRLDSIKELGESTKSFMLHYNFPPFSTGEVRPVRGTSRREIGHGNLAERALQAVLPPFESFPYTLRIVSDVLESNGSSSMASVCGGSLALFDAGVPTRAAVAGVAMGLIKEGEKYAILTDILGTEDHLGDMDFKVAGTEQGITSIQMDIKIEGLDLKILKEALAQARDGRLHILGEMNKALPAHRAELSPYAPRIVTLTINPEKIGDLIGPKGKTIRGIQEETGAEITVDDSGLVTIAAVGGESMDRARQMVMAITAEPVVGEVYEGTVKTVTAFGAFVEIMPGSEGLLHVSEMRHTRVEKPEDVVKKGDRVTVKLIDRDERGRLRLSMKALLPKPEGMEEAPAGDGEGGEGEEGERRERSPRRGGGDRGRRGGRGGGDR from the coding sequence ATGCAACGTCTGGAAAAGTCCTTCGCGGGGCGCCGTCTCGTCATCGAGACCGGGCGCATGGCCAAGCAGGCCGCCGGCTCCGCGGTTGTGCAGTTCGGTGACACGATGGTCATCGCCGCGGTCACCGTCAGCGACAACCAGTCGCCGCTCCCGTTCTTCCCCCTCACCGTCGAGTACCGCGAGAAGACGTACGCCGCCGGGAAGATCCCCGGGGGCTTCATCAAGCGCGAGGGGCGCCCCCACGATCACGAGATCCTCGCGGCGCGCATCATCGACCGCTCGATCCGCCCGCTCTTCCCCGAAGGGTTCAAGAACGAGGTCCAGGTCTTCGTCTACGTCATCTCCGCCGACCAGGAGAACGACGCCGATGTCCTCGGGCTGGTCGCCACCTCCTTCGCGCTCAACGCCTCGAAGATCCCCTTCCTCGGCCCCATCGCCGGCGTGCGCGTGGGCCGCGTGCAGGACAAGTGGATCCTCAACCCGACGTTCCAGCAGCTCGCCTACTCCGACCTCGACTTCGTGGTCGCCGGCTCGTCGGACTCGATCGTGATGGTCGAGGGCGGGGCGAACGAGGTCAGCGAGGGCGACGCCCTCGATGCGCTCACGGTGGCCCACAAGGGGATCAAGGAGCTGATCGGCTTCCAGCAGGAGCTCCTCGCCACCCAGGGCGTGGCCAAGATGGCCTGGGCGCGGACGGAGGTCCCGGACGACGTCGTCGCCGAGGTGAAGAAGGCGGCCGAGAAGAAGATCGCCGAGGCCATCAACCAGAAGGAGAAGCACACCCGCGTCCAGGCGGTGGAGGCGGTCAAGCGCGCCGTCAAGGAGAGCCTGGCGGCGGAGAAGCCCGACTTGGCGCCCTACGTGGGCGGGATCCTCGACGATCTCGAGTACCACGCCCTCCGCTCGCAGGTGCTCGGCACCGGGTACCGGGTCGACGGGCGCAAGCCCACCGAGGTGCGGCCGATCACGATCGACACGTCGGTGCTCCCGCGCGCGCACGGCTCGGCGCTCTTCACCCGCGGGCAGACGCAGGCGCTGGTGGCCTGTACGTTAGGCACCGCCGAGGACGTGCAGCGCCTCGACTCCATCAAGGAGCTGGGCGAGTCGACCAAGTCGTTCATGCTGCACTACAACTTCCCGCCGTTCTCCACCGGCGAGGTGCGCCCGGTGCGCGGGACGTCGCGCCGGGAGATCGGCCACGGGAACCTCGCCGAGCGCGCGCTGCAGGCGGTCCTGCCGCCGTTCGAGTCGTTCCCCTATACGCTCCGCATCGTCAGCGACGTCCTCGAGTCGAACGGCTCGTCGTCGATGGCCTCGGTCTGCGGCGGCTCGCTGGCGCTGTTCGATGCCGGCGTTCCGACGCGCGCGGCGGTGGCCGGCGTGGCGATGGGGCTCATCAAGGAAGGGGAGAAGTACGCCATCCTCACCGATATCCTCGGGACGGAGGATCATCTCGGCGACATGGACTTCAAGGTCGCGGGGACGGAGCAGGGGATCACCTCGATCCAGATGGACATCAAGATCGAGGGACTCGATCTCAAGATCCTGAAGGAGGCGCTGGCGCAGGCGCGCGACGGGCGCCTGCACATCCTGGGGGAGATGAACAAGGCGCTCCCGGCGCACCGCGCCGAGCTGTCGCCCTACGCGCCGCGCATCGTCACCCTCACGATCAATCCCGAGAAGATCGGTGACCTCATCGGGCCGAAGGGGAAGACCATTCGCGGGATCCAGGAGGAGACCGGGGCCGAGATCACGGTCGACGACTCCGGCCTGGTGACGATCGCGGCGGTCGGCGGCGAGTCGATGGATCGCGCGCGCCAGATGGTCATGGCCATCACCGCCGAGCCCGTGGTGGGGGAGGTGTACGAGGGGACGGTGAAGACGGTGACCGCCTTCGGCGCCTTCGTCGAGATCATGCCCGGGTCGGAGGGGCTGCTGCACGTCTCGGAGATGCGCCACACGCGTGTCGAGAAGCCCGAGGACGTGGTCAAGAAGGGCGACCGGGTCACGGTGAAGCTGATCGACCGCGACGAGCGCGGGCGCCTGCGCCTGTCGATGAAGGCGCTCCTGCCGAAGCCGGAGGGGATGGAGGAGGCGCCGGCGGGCGACGGCGAGGGGGGCGAAGGCGAGGAAGGCGAGCGCCGTGAGCGCAGCCCGCGCCGCGGCGGGGGCGATCGTGGTCGCCGTGGCGGTCGCGGAGGCGGCGACCGGTAA
- a CDS encoding ribosome recycling factor produces MSSIQNIMKDTRAHMEKALENSKQEFTSIRSGKANPTMLDTVRVEMYGSHMALNQVANVSSPEPRLLVVTPFDKGQVKAVEKAIRESDLGLDPAIQGSLIRVPLPAMNEQRRKELVKVVHKLAEEGRISIRHWRTEARDRFKKLEGVSEDDVKHAERELQKLHDDFVARIDGMVKVKEAEIMEV; encoded by the coding sequence ATGAGCTCGATCCAGAACATCATGAAGGACACGCGGGCGCACATGGAAAAGGCGCTCGAGAACTCGAAGCAGGAGTTCACCTCCATCCGTTCCGGGAAGGCCAACCCCACCATGCTCGACACGGTGCGGGTGGAGATGTACGGCTCGCACATGGCGCTCAACCAGGTGGCCAACGTGAGCAGCCCGGAGCCCCGCCTCCTCGTCGTCACCCCCTTCGACAAGGGACAGGTGAAGGCGGTGGAGAAGGCGATCCGCGAGTCGGACCTCGGCCTCGACCCCGCCATCCAGGGGTCGCTCATCCGCGTCCCGCTCCCGGCCATGAACGAGCAACGCCGCAAGGAGCTGGTGAAGGTCGTGCACAAGCTGGCGGAGGAAGGGCGCATTTCCATCCGCCACTGGCGCACCGAGGCGCGCGATCGCTTCAAGAAGCTCGAGGGGGTCTCGGAGGACGACGTCAAGCATGCCGAGCGGGAGCTGCAGAAGCTGCACGACGACTTCGTCGCCCGGATCGACGGGATGGTGAAGGTGAAGGAAGCAGAAATCATGGAAGTCTGA
- a CDS encoding 30S ribosomal protein S15: protein MAFEKAATIKKYQASENDTGSTRVQVAVLTERINYLTEHFKAHAKDHHSRRGLLKMVGKRRRLLEYLKRNDVEGYRQVIGELGLRH from the coding sequence ATGGCATTTGAAAAAGCAGCGACGATCAAGAAGTACCAGGCGTCCGAGAACGACACCGGCTCCACGCGTGTGCAGGTGGCGGTGCTCACGGAACGCATCAACTACCTCACCGAGCATTTCAAGGCGCACGCCAAGGACCATCACAGCCGCCGCGGGCTGCTGAAGATGGTCGGGAAGCGCCGCCGACTTCTCGAGTACCTCAAGCGCAATGACGTCGAGGGGTATCGGCAGGTCATCGGTGAGCTCGGGCTCCGTCACTAA
- a CDS encoding RIP metalloprotease RseP, translating into MLKFLAPLLVFGVVVFVHELGHFIAAKLTRVYAPVFAFGWGPRLFGFKWGETDYRWSWFPIGGFVAMATKDAEAVSAIEGNTELGGAGDAQGEREGEGEGEVPGHQRGLNPIPFDPDALKPFGPHPVPSDRWIESKSLAAKVFILSAGVLMNVVLALVVSIGAIKGFGRAYIPAVVDSVVAGMPANAAGLQRGDSVTALNGKPVARWTELLETVSMSAGRPIEVTVVRPTGEQVTLTMTPVLSDDLDAVTGAPIKVGRVGVAPRARPAREAVGMGEAVVAGWDATWRMGGAVVKVVGGLFSGQVSVKQLGGPIAIARTSFEAAKSGWEELLGLLAFLSINVAVLNLLPIPLLDGGQILLRVVEAAKGSEFSARTQEVIMRVGVLAIALLFALVMFNDLKGLVGQFFR; encoded by the coding sequence ATGCTGAAGTTCCTCGCTCCACTCCTGGTGTTCGGGGTCGTGGTGTTCGTGCACGAGCTCGGGCACTTCATCGCCGCCAAGCTCACGCGTGTCTATGCCCCGGTCTTCGCCTTCGGCTGGGGGCCGCGCCTGTTCGGCTTCAAGTGGGGCGAGACCGACTACCGCTGGTCATGGTTCCCCATCGGGGGCTTCGTCGCCATGGCGACGAAGGACGCCGAGGCGGTGTCGGCCATCGAGGGCAACACGGAGCTCGGCGGTGCAGGCGATGCCCAGGGGGAAAGGGAGGGGGAGGGGGAAGGGGAGGTCCCCGGCCACCAGCGTGGCCTCAACCCGATCCCGTTCGATCCCGACGCGTTGAAGCCGTTCGGTCCGCACCCGGTGCCGAGCGATCGGTGGATCGAGTCGAAGTCGCTCGCGGCCAAGGTCTTCATCCTGTCGGCCGGCGTGCTGATGAACGTCGTGCTCGCGCTGGTCGTCTCGATCGGCGCCATCAAGGGATTCGGGCGAGCCTATATCCCGGCGGTGGTGGATTCAGTGGTGGCCGGGATGCCGGCCAACGCCGCCGGCCTGCAGCGTGGCGACAGCGTCACGGCGCTCAACGGGAAGCCGGTCGCCCGCTGGACGGAGCTGCTCGAGACGGTGTCCATGTCGGCGGGACGGCCGATCGAGGTCACGGTCGTGCGCCCGACGGGCGAACAGGTCACGCTGACCATGACGCCGGTCCTGAGCGATGACCTGGACGCGGTGACCGGCGCACCCATCAAGGTCGGACGCGTCGGCGTCGCGCCGCGGGCGCGCCCCGCGCGGGAGGCGGTCGGGATGGGGGAGGCGGTGGTGGCGGGGTGGGACGCCACGTGGCGGATGGGCGGGGCCGTGGTGAAGGTCGTCGGCGGGCTCTTCTCGGGACAGGTCTCGGTGAAGCAGCTCGGCGGGCCGATCGCGATTGCCCGTACGTCGTTCGAGGCGGCGAAGAGCGGATGGGAGGAGCTGCTCGGGCTCCTGGCCTTCCTCAGCATCAACGTCGCCGTGCTCAACCTGCTCCCGATCCCGTTGCTCGATGGCGGCCAGATCCTCCTGCGGGTGGTCGAGGCGGCCAAGGGAAGCGAGTTCAGCGCGCGGACGCAGGAGGTCATCATGCGCGTGGGCGTCCTGGCCATTGCCCTGCTGTTCGCGCTCGTGATGTTCAACGACCTCAAGGGACTCGTCGGGCAGTTCTTCCGATGA